A DNA window from Rhizobium jaguaris contains the following coding sequences:
- a CDS encoding aldo/keto reductase encodes MEYRLLGRSGLKVSTITMGTMTFGGVGWAKTVGDLGVSEAKRLVDMCLDAGVNLIDTADVYSQGASEEILGEIIGGRRKNGVLIATKARFSMGQGVNDAGSSRQHLIQACEASLKRMKTDVIDLYQLHEWDGQTPLEETMEALDTLVRQGKVRYIGCSNFSGWHIMKALGVSERDKRERFVSQQIHYTLEARDAEYELLPVSIDQGLGVLVWSPIAGGLLSGKHRRNQATPEGTRQFAGWTEPPIRDENRLWNIVDTLVEIADGRGVSAAQVALAWLIGRKGVTSVIIGGRTDAQFKDNLASAELKLTEEERKRLDDVSLPPLLYPYWHQRNTASDRLGEADLSLIAPHLAK; translated from the coding sequence ATGGAATATCGTCTGCTTGGCCGCTCCGGCCTCAAAGTTTCGACCATCACCATGGGCACCATGACCTTCGGCGGCGTCGGCTGGGCGAAGACCGTCGGCGATCTTGGCGTCAGCGAGGCGAAACGACTCGTCGACATGTGCCTCGATGCCGGCGTCAACCTGATCGACACTGCCGATGTCTACTCGCAAGGGGCCTCAGAAGAAATCCTCGGCGAGATCATCGGCGGCCGCCGCAAGAATGGCGTGCTGATTGCCACCAAGGCTCGCTTCTCGATGGGCCAGGGCGTCAACGATGCCGGCTCCTCTCGCCAGCACCTGATCCAGGCCTGCGAAGCCAGCCTGAAGCGCATGAAGACCGATGTTATCGATCTTTATCAGTTGCATGAATGGGACGGCCAGACGCCGCTCGAAGAAACGATGGAGGCACTCGACACGCTCGTCCGTCAGGGCAAAGTGCGTTATATCGGCTGCTCGAATTTTTCCGGCTGGCACATCATGAAGGCGCTCGGCGTCAGCGAGCGCGACAAGCGCGAACGCTTCGTCAGCCAACAGATCCACTACACGCTCGAAGCGCGTGACGCCGAATACGAGCTGCTGCCGGTCAGCATCGATCAAGGGCTCGGCGTCCTCGTCTGGAGCCCGATCGCCGGCGGCCTTCTCTCCGGCAAGCATCGCCGCAACCAGGCGACGCCGGAAGGCACCCGCCAGTTCGCGGGCTGGACGGAACCGCCGATCCGCGATGAGAACCGCCTGTGGAACATCGTCGATACGCTGGTGGAGATTGCCGATGGCCGTGGCGTCTCGGCCGCGCAAGTGGCACTCGCCTGGCTGATCGGCCGCAAGGGCGTAACCTCAGTTATCATCGGCGGCCGCACGGACGCGCAATTCAAGGACAATCTCGCCAGCGCCGAGCTGAAGCTGACGGAAGAAGAGCGCAAGCGCCTCGACGACGTGAGCCTGCCGCCGCTGCTTTATCCCTACTGGCACCAGCGCAATACCGCGAGCGACCGGCTCGGCGAGGCCGACCTGTCGCTCATCGCGCCGCATTTGGCAAAGTGA